DNA from Comamonas serinivorans:
CCTGCGGCAAGATCCGCCAACTGTCGGTGGCACCGCTGATCGCCGAGACGATCACGCGCATCATCAAGGGGGAATCGGTCATGAGTTTGTTCCAGGAGCACGACGCGTCCTGATCTGCTGGAACACCAAGCGGCCCGCGCCAGGCCTGCAACGCCGTTGCAGCAGCCGCGCGGGCTTTTCACAAATCGAGGGCTGCTGGTCGCGGTCGCCCTCTTCCGGAGTCCGTCATGAAATTCGTCGCTTTTGAGCGCAGCACGCAAGGTACGGGTGCGAGCCGCCGCCTGCGTAACGCCGGCAAGGTGCCTGGCGTGGTGTATGCCACCGCCGATGCCCCCGCCCAACTGATCGAGCTGGACCACAACGCCCTGTGGTTCGCCCTGAAGAAGGAAGCCTTCCACGCCTCGCTGCTGGACATGGAACTGGGCGGCGTGTCGTCCAAGGTGCTGCTGCGCGACGTGCAGTACCACCCCTACCGCCAGCAAGTGCTGCACATCGACTTCCAGCGCGTGGCCGCTGACCAGAAGATCACCATCAAGGTGCCGCTGCACTTCGAAGGCGAAGCCGAATCGCCGGCCGTGAAGACCG
Protein-coding regions in this window:
- a CDS encoding 50S ribosomal protein L25/general stress protein Ctc, with amino-acid sequence MKFVAFERSTQGTGASRRLRNAGKVPGVVYATADAPAQLIELDHNALWFALKKEAFHASLLDMELGGVSSKVLLRDVQYHPYRQQVLHIDFQRVAADQKITIKVPLHFEGEAESPAVKTDKCLITHQANEVEVVCLASALPEHITVDLSKLTKGQTLHFSDIVLPQGVELRAGLAENSLVLATPPKGGSDEAPAAEADKA